The Candidatus Methanoperedens sp. genome segment TCAAGCGCGCCCTCAACACAGTGGATGCATGGGTAACAGGGCAGCGCAAAGACCAGAGCCCTGGGACAAGGGCGAATGTGCCCGTAATACAAAAGGACCCAACCTTTGGAACTGGAAAACTCATTAAATTCAACCCGCTTGCAAACTGGAGTTCAAAACAGGTATGGGACTATATCCGGGAGAACAATGTTCCCTACAACAAGCTGCACGAAAAAGGATATGTCAGCATCGGATGCGAGCCGTGCACAAAACCCACTCTGCCAGGGCAGCATGAGCGCGAAGGGCGCTGGTGGTGGGAGGATGCAACGAAGAAGGAATGCGGGCTGCATGCAGGGAATGTGAAGAGGTAATCCGCAGATTCCTTAGGAAAAGATAACAATGGCTCAAATTAAACCTCACGGCGGAAAGTTAATCAATAAAACTTTAACTGAACAGAAACGAAAAAAGATCATCGAGCAGGCTTCTGAGTACCAGAGCGTTCCCGTAAGCACCGACCTGATGAAGGACGTGGAGAACATCGCCTCAGGGTTATTCAGCCCGCTTGAAGGCTTTAATGTACGCGAGGATTATGAAAGCATACTCTACAATAAGCGCCTTTCCAATGGTCTTCCCTGGACGCTCCCGATTGTGCTTGACGCTGAGAATAATAACCTAAAAGAAGGAGACGACATTCTCCTGAAGAACAACGACCATCTCGTAGCGGTAATGCAGATCGAGGAGAAATACGGCTTTGATAAAAGGGCTCATGCAGAGCAGGTGTTCGGAACAAACGATGCGGCTCACCCGGGCGTTGCAAAGACATATTCCATAAAGGATACCCTGCTCGGGGGAAAAATAAGCCTGATAAACGAATCAAAGACTCCTTACTATAAATATGCCTTAAAGCCTGCGGAAACAAGGAACCTCTTCAAAGAAAAAGGCTGGGAAAAAGTCGTGGGATTCCAGACCCGGAACGTTGCTCACCTCGGTCATGAATACCTGCAAAAATCCGCGCTCACTCTCGTTGACGGGCTTTTCATAAACCCCGTAATAGGCAAGAAAAAGAAAGGCGACTTTAAGGACGATGTGATTCTTGAAAGCTACGAGGTGCTAATCGATAACTACTATCCCAAGGATCGCGTTGTCCTCGGCATCTTCCAGACCGAGATGCGCTACGCCGGACCGCGCGAGGCGATATTCCATGCAATCGTGAGAAAAAACTACGGATGCACGCATTTCATAATCGGGCGAGACCATGCAGGCGTTGGAAGCTATTATCATCCCTATGCAGCGCAGGAGATATTCAAGGAGTTCCCTGACATAGGCATAGAACCGATGTTCTTCATGTCATTTTTCTACTGCAATAAGTGCGGGGGAATCACCAATGACAAGGTATGCCCTCACAACGACAGGATTGATTTTTCAGGCACGAAGATGAGGCAGATGATCGAAAGCGGAAAGCGCCCAACGCCCGACCTGATGCGTCCTGAGGTTGCGGATGTGATATTGAGGTCGGGTAAGCCATTTGTGGAATAGGATATTCTCATCACTGCCACGATAGAACCAATCGATTAGAAACCG includes the following:
- the sat gene encoding sulfate adenylyltransferase — translated: MAQIKPHGGKLINKTLTEQKRKKIIEQASEYQSVPVSTDLMKDVENIASGLFSPLEGFNVREDYESILYNKRLSNGLPWTLPIVLDAENNNLKEGDDILLKNNDHLVAVMQIEEKYGFDKRAHAEQVFGTNDAAHPGVAKTYSIKDTLLGGKISLINESKTPYYKYALKPAETRNLFKEKGWEKVVGFQTRNVAHLGHEYLQKSALTLVDGLFINPVIGKKKKGDFKDDVILESYEVLIDNYYPKDRVVLGIFQTEMRYAGPREAIFHAIVRKNYGCTHFIIGRDHAGVGSYYHPYAAQEIFKEFPDIGIEPMFFMSFFYCNKCGGITNDKVCPHNDRIDFSGTKMRQMIESGKRPTPDLMRPEVADVILRSGKPFVE